Proteins encoded together in one uncultured Desulfosarcina sp. window:
- a CDS encoding restriction endonuclease gives MSKKMWMIRAGRNAALVQDFEEKNYVAVGWCDLNDLSEVKSKEDLELLFRKAYPGDSPAKFRMSFGQIARFRFEIQKGDYAITYNPEYRHYPIGKIISDYEYVPDSAGDFNHLYKVAWQGKIPRDKLTVATKNTVGAIMTLFLLNDSARDEFLQLLSGGEPIAESDETSSSSEMDDIKRDVIERAFEFIKDRIQKLDWDEMQELMAGILRAMGYKTRVASAGPDRGADVIASPDGLGLEQPRIRVEVKHRSETIGAPTLRSFIGGLRSNDRGLYVSTGGFTREARYEAERSTIPVTLIDIDELADLLIRNYDNSDTETKALIPLIKLYWPA, from the coding sequence ATGTCCAAGAAAATGTGGATGATAAGAGCAGGGCGAAATGCAGCCTTGGTTCAGGACTTTGAAGAGAAGAATTATGTTGCGGTTGGTTGGTGCGATCTAAACGATTTATCAGAGGTAAAATCCAAGGAGGATCTGGAATTATTATTTAGAAAGGCTTATCCCGGGGACTCTCCGGCCAAGTTCAGGATGTCTTTTGGGCAAATAGCGCGTTTTCGTTTTGAGATTCAAAAAGGGGATTACGCAATTACCTATAACCCAGAATATCGTCATTACCCTATTGGAAAAATAATTTCGGATTACGAATACGTGCCTGACTCTGCAGGGGATTTCAACCACCTTTACAAGGTAGCGTGGCAGGGTAAAATTCCGCGGGATAAGCTTACCGTTGCTACCAAGAATACCGTCGGCGCAATCATGACGCTGTTCTTGTTGAACGATTCAGCCCGCGATGAATTTTTGCAACTTCTTAGCGGTGGTGAGCCTATTGCAGAATCCGATGAAACAAGCTCTTCATCCGAAATGGATGATATCAAACGCGATGTAATCGAACGAGCTTTTGAATTCATAAAAGATCGAATTCAAAAATTAGACTGGGATGAGATGCAGGAACTCATGGCAGGCATTTTAAGGGCCATGGGATACAAAACTCGCGTTGCCAGCGCTGGTCCAGATCGTGGTGCTGATGTGATCGCATCTCCAGACGGTCTTGGTTTGGAGCAACCTAGAATCAGAGTTGAAGTCAAGCATCGTAGCGAAACCATTGGCGCACCTACTCTACGAAGTTTTATTGGGGGCCTTAGGTCCAACGATAGAGGACTTTACGTCTCCACAGGCGGTTTTACACGAGAAGCGCGCTACGAAGCCGAGCGGTCTACGATTCCAGTGACCCTTATCGATATTGATGAACTGGCAGATTTGTTGATTCGAAATTATGACAATTCGGATACAGAGACGAAAGCGCTGATACCTCTCATCAAACTATATTGGCCTGCATAG
- a CDS encoding nucleotidyl transferase AbiEii/AbiGii toxin family protein: MKSNPYTEQVRLLVALLPSVAKQSCFALKGGTAINLFVRDMPRLSVDIDLAYLPVEDRDTSLAAIDQALGVIAADIEHHIPRTVVRASVLKGTGKRFKLLVLQGEIGVKIEVTPVLRGSVFQPEERQLSARAADAFGFTRMAVLSFADLYAGKMCAALDRQHPRDLYDVYWLLRQEGVDEHLKNAFLVYLMGHNRPMAELLAPQIQDIAPQYHAEFSGMASFPVELDQLRETLPELVRVIHAVMSDGDKRFLLALKRGDEDWRDFALPGVERLPAIQWKMLNLARMQPAKRRQAVEKLERILFG, encoded by the coding sequence GTGAAGAGCAATCCATATACTGAACAGGTACGCCTGCTGGTGGCGTTGTTGCCCAGCGTGGCTAAGCAGTCGTGCTTTGCCTTGAAGGGTGGCACCGCTATCAATCTGTTTGTGCGGGATATGCCGCGACTGTCGGTGGATATCGACTTGGCCTACCTGCCGGTGGAAGATCGGGATACCAGCCTGGCCGCCATTGACCAGGCCCTGGGAGTTATTGCCGCAGATATTGAACACCATATCCCGCGAACCGTTGTCCGGGCCTCTGTGCTCAAAGGCACGGGTAAGCGCTTCAAACTGTTGGTTCTACAGGGAGAGATCGGTGTCAAGATCGAAGTAACGCCGGTGTTGCGGGGCAGTGTTTTTCAGCCTGAGGAGCGTCAACTGTCGGCCCGGGCTGCCGATGCCTTCGGTTTTACCCGCATGGCGGTGCTCAGCTTCGCGGATTTGTATGCCGGAAAAATGTGTGCGGCGCTGGATCGTCAGCACCCCCGGGATTTGTATGATGTTTATTGGTTGTTGCGGCAAGAGGGTGTGGATGAGCACTTGAAAAATGCTTTTCTGGTCTATTTAATGGGGCATAATCGACCAATGGCCGAGTTGCTGGCACCCCAAATTCAGGATATCGCGCCGCAATATCATGCTGAGTTCTCGGGTATGGCCAGTTTTCCGGTGGAGCTTGACCAACTGCGGGAAACGTTGCCGGAATTGGTCCGTGTGATCCACGCGGTCATGAGCGATGGGGACAAGCGCTTTTTACTGGCCCTGAAACGCGGGGATGAGGATTGGCGGGACTTTGCCTTGCCAGGGGTAGAGCGGCTGCCAGCCATCCAGTGGAAGATGCTCAACCTGGCGCGAATGCAGCCGGCCAAGCGGCGGCAGGCGGTGGAAAAACTCGAGCGAATTCTCTTTGGATAG
- a CDS encoding type IV toxin-antitoxin system AbiEi family antitoxin domain-containing protein: MEQTLPEGQLVDRAWLQARGFNRPRVDYALRAGKLTAVAHGIYRRPGPALKWEHVVYSLNQMGYPVRVGGRTALELQGLAHYLPLGDTQYIDLYGGRKVPIWVQSFQASFRFTIHTPQLFGPLPEAAVHHRPFGAWDWPIPFSRPELALLELMAGVRHGADFSMADKFFEAAVNLRPGLLRDLLLSCTQVKAKRLFLWFSDRHGHAWRQALDTQGVDLGRGKRLLVRGGAYDAAYQITVPREMAVSEEQSIY, from the coding sequence TTGGAACAGACATTACCCGAAGGGCAGTTGGTGGATCGCGCCTGGTTGCAGGCGCGCGGCTTCAACCGACCTCGGGTGGATTATGCCCTGCGGGCGGGCAAGCTAACTGCTGTGGCTCACGGCATTTACCGTCGGCCGGGGCCTGCGCTCAAATGGGAGCATGTGGTCTATTCCCTCAACCAAATGGGGTATCCCGTGCGCGTAGGCGGCCGCACCGCCTTGGAGTTGCAGGGCTTGGCCCATTACCTGCCTCTGGGCGACACCCAATATATCGATCTTTACGGCGGGCGTAAGGTGCCGATATGGGTGCAGTCGTTTCAGGCTTCCTTTCGGTTCACCATTCACACCCCGCAGCTGTTTGGTCCACTGCCTGAGGCGGCCGTCCACCACCGGCCGTTCGGGGCTTGGGACTGGCCCATTCCGTTCAGTAGGCCGGAGTTGGCCCTGTTGGAACTGATGGCCGGGGTGCGTCATGGGGCGGACTTTTCCATGGCAGACAAATTTTTTGAGGCGGCAGTTAACCTGCGGCCCGGTCTGCTGCGAGACCTGTTGCTTTCCTGTACCCAGGTCAAGGCCAAGCGGCTTTTTTTGTGGTTCAGCGACCGCCATGGGCATGCCTGGCGTCAGGCGTTGGACACCCAAGGCGTCGATCTGGGCCGGGGCAAGCGGCTGCTGGTCAGGGGCGGCGCCTATGATGCCGCCTATCAAATAACGGTTCCCAGGGAGATGGCTGTTAGTGAAGAGCAATCCATATACTGA
- a CDS encoding L,D-transpeptidase family protein has translation MIISMLAGGCSHLDEKALSKEANQLFNQGNYAAALDKYAQIIENHPGVADRVLFEMGVVYAYPHNAHKDYRKSLECLQTVVRDYPDSDYRHDSQMLILQIHNVILKDEKMAAQQAALERSRQALELKTDEVAKLQETVAALEEKVFAVRMEPADKILIQKQARRLTLLAKGEVIKSYPIALGGNPVGPKEKEGDNKTPEGYYFIDSRNGNSGFHLSLHISYPNEQDKMRARELGVCPGGDIMIHGLKNGFSPVGASHAQMDWTEGCIAVTNQEMEEIYRLVPNGTLVEITP, from the coding sequence ATGATCATTTCGATGCTTGCCGGCGGTTGCAGCCACCTGGATGAGAAGGCCCTCTCCAAGGAGGCCAATCAGTTGTTCAACCAGGGCAATTACGCGGCGGCCCTGGATAAATACGCGCAAATTATCGAGAACCATCCCGGTGTAGCGGACCGCGTTCTCTTCGAGATGGGGGTTGTCTATGCCTATCCCCACAACGCCCATAAAGACTACCGGAAATCACTCGAATGTCTTCAGACAGTCGTGCGCGATTATCCGGACAGCGACTATCGGCACGATAGCCAGATGCTGATCCTGCAGATTCATAACGTTATCCTCAAAGATGAAAAAATGGCTGCCCAGCAGGCAGCGCTGGAGCGTTCCCGGCAAGCCCTGGAACTGAAAACGGATGAGGTTGCCAAGCTTCAGGAAACGGTTGCCGCGCTCGAAGAGAAGGTATTCGCCGTCAGGATGGAACCGGCCGATAAAATTCTGATCCAAAAGCAGGCGCGGCGATTGACGCTGCTTGCAAAGGGGGAGGTGATCAAAAGCTACCCCATTGCCCTGGGAGGAAACCCGGTCGGACCCAAAGAGAAGGAGGGTGACAACAAGACCCCGGAAGGGTATTATTTTATCGATTCGCGCAACGGCAACAGCGGTTTTCACCTGTCGCTGCATATTTCCTATCCCAACGAGCAGGATAAAATGCGGGCCAGGGAACTCGGCGTCTGTCCGGGCGGCGATATCATGATTCACGGCCTGAAAAACGGGTTCTCTCCGGTCGGGGCTTCGCATGCCCAAATGGATTGGACCGAAGGGTGCATCGCGGTGACCAACCAGGAAATGGAGGAAATCTACAGGCTCGTTCCCAATGGCACGCTCGTTGAGATAACGCCTTAG
- a CDS encoding Lpp/OprI family alanine-zipper lipoprotein, which translates to MKKMILGLCMTTVLAIGIGGCATQKDLEAVQAREKAIAAQADQAAQDAENAKMAASEAVAKANEALARAEEAEQRANERERIAAEKERIAEEKAKAADEMFKKSMKK; encoded by the coding sequence ATGAAGAAGATGATTTTAGGGCTTTGCATGACGACAGTACTCGCGATCGGTATCGGGGGGTGCGCGACCCAAAAAGACCTCGAGGCCGTACAGGCCCGGGAAAAGGCGATTGCCGCGCAGGCGGATCAGGCGGCCCAGGATGCGGAGAACGCAAAGATGGCGGCCAGCGAGGCCGTTGCCAAGGCGAATGAAGCCCTTGCGCGCGCCGAGGAGGCCGAGCAGCGGGCCAACGAAAGAGAGCGAATCGCCGCGGAAAAGGAAAGGATAGCTGAAGAAAAGGCCAAAGCTGCCGATGAGATGTTCAAGAAATCAATGAAGAAGTAA
- a CDS encoding L,D-transpeptidase family protein gives MRGYLAKSLPLPGYPADAIERNDFVVAEDDDIIGRLATIRLERGDTLPDIARHFSLGINDISAANPGVDIWVPDARERILLPLTFILPDARRNGIVINLATMRLFNFEKSGKLLRVSTYPVGVGTEERPTPMGEMFVARKKHRPTWYVPASIAADHRKKGDPLPSQVPPGPLNPLGEYALYLSEPSYLIHGTNKPASIGLRATNGCIRLYPEDIERLFEKTPVKTPVLIVNQPYLVGRRDGIVYLEAHTPFEESGTANWKKVYAKLKHIEAQSKSPLDWKKVKAVVLEARGIPVPVSADHDGRKTAAAQPVRIRHPDRLYGQPELPAFKTDAWYVLAASLRDKPDAQRLAAIINHQGPPIPARVLSEGDQHRVLAGPFDNEPAAEEAARRLRIDLELDAVLFET, from the coding sequence ATGCGTGGATATCTGGCAAAATCGCTTCCCTTGCCGGGATACCCGGCGGATGCCATCGAACGGAATGACTTTGTCGTCGCCGAAGACGATGACATCATCGGCCGTTTGGCGACGATCCGGCTGGAACGGGGGGATACGCTGCCGGATATTGCGCGGCACTTCAGCCTGGGCATCAATGACATCAGTGCTGCGAATCCGGGCGTCGATATCTGGGTGCCTGATGCCCGGGAGCGAATCCTGCTGCCCTTGACCTTTATCCTTCCCGACGCCCGGCGCAACGGGATCGTGATCAACCTGGCCACCATGCGGCTCTTTAACTTTGAAAAAAGCGGAAAGTTGTTGCGCGTATCGACTTACCCGGTCGGCGTGGGAACCGAAGAACGGCCGACCCCCATGGGAGAAATGTTTGTCGCGCGAAAGAAACACCGGCCGACCTGGTATGTACCCGCCTCGATCGCCGCAGATCATCGAAAAAAGGGCGACCCCCTGCCGTCCCAGGTGCCGCCGGGACCTCTCAATCCTTTGGGGGAATATGCGCTTTATTTGAGTGAGCCGAGCTATCTGATCCATGGCACGAACAAACCGGCCAGCATCGGGCTCAGGGCAACCAATGGGTGCATCCGGCTCTATCCGGAAGATATCGAGCGTCTTTTCGAAAAAACCCCGGTGAAAACCCCGGTCCTTATTGTCAACCAGCCCTATCTGGTCGGCCGGCGTGACGGCATCGTTTACCTGGAAGCGCATACGCCTTTTGAAGAATCTGGCACGGCCAACTGGAAAAAGGTCTATGCGAAACTGAAACATATCGAAGCACAATCAAAAAGCCCGCTGGACTGGAAAAAGGTCAAGGCAGTCGTGCTCGAGGCCCGCGGGATACCTGTGCCGGTATCCGCGGATCATGATGGTCGTAAAACGGCCGCGGCGCAGCCTGTCAGAATCCGGCACCCGGACCGGCTGTACGGACAACCGGAGCTGCCGGCATTCAAAACGGACGCGTGGTATGTTCTGGCGGCCAGCTTGCGGGACAAGCCCGATGCCCAGCGGCTGGCGGCCATTATCAATCATCAGGGGCCGCCCATTCCTGCCAGAGTGCTGTCCGAGGGCGATCAGCACCGGGTTTTGGCCGGCCCCTTCGATAATGAACCTGCGGCCGAAGAAGCCGCCAGGCGCTTGAGAATCGATCTGGAACTGGATGCGGTTTTGTTTGAAACCTAA
- a CDS encoding methyltransferase — translation MGNKHTDDAILKMVHGFMASRVIISAAELDLFTLLASQARTAVEVAEAIGADLRGITILLDALCALGFLVKTNDAYQTESSAAPLLSADGPASVRPMVLHMGSVWRNWSNLNDIVLGNAVPDLGKNIMDRENYEAFIGAMHVVASRTAPGVVAAIGPDGAKRLLDVGGGSGSYTLAFLDAQPAMRATLFDKPPVIEMARARIEAAAMADRVTLEPGDFYTDELPTGNDLALLSAIIHQNSPAENEELYRKIHRALDAGGRIVIRDHVMSPDHTQPTEGALFAVNMLAGTKGGGTYTFEEIKSGLVAAGFVGIRQIQSKAMFSLVEGFKP, via the coding sequence ATGGGCAACAAGCACACGGATGACGCGATCCTGAAAATGGTTCATGGCTTCATGGCCAGCCGCGTAATCATTAGCGCGGCTGAACTGGACCTGTTTACCCTGCTTGCCAGCCAGGCGCGCACGGCAGTTGAGGTTGCCGAGGCCATTGGCGCCGATCTGCGCGGTATCACCATTTTGCTCGATGCCCTGTGCGCCCTGGGATTTTTGGTGAAAACCAACGACGCTTACCAGACCGAGTCGTCCGCCGCCCCACTGCTGTCGGCTGACGGACCGGCGTCGGTCCGGCCCATGGTGCTTCACATGGGATCGGTCTGGCGCAACTGGTCCAACCTCAACGATATCGTACTGGGAAATGCCGTGCCGGATTTGGGGAAAAACATCATGGACAGGGAGAATTACGAGGCCTTCATCGGGGCCATGCACGTGGTCGCGTCCAGAACCGCACCGGGTGTGGTGGCGGCCATCGGCCCGGACGGGGCCAAACGATTGTTGGATGTCGGCGGTGGCTCCGGCTCCTATACGTTGGCCTTTCTCGATGCACAGCCGGCCATGCGGGCGACCCTGTTCGACAAACCGCCGGTGATCGAGATGGCCAGGGCCCGGATCGAAGCCGCCGCCATGGCGGATCGCGTCACCCTGGAGCCCGGCGATTTCTACACGGACGAACTGCCGACAGGGAACGATCTGGCGCTTTTATCGGCCATCATCCATCAGAACAGCCCCGCGGAAAACGAAGAATTGTATCGCAAGATCCACCGGGCGCTGGATGCCGGCGGCCGCATCGTGATCCGCGATCACGTCATGTCCCCGGATCACACCCAGCCGACCGAAGGCGCCCTGTTCGCAGTGAACATGCTGGCCGGCACCAAGGGCGGCGGGACCTATACATTCGAAGAAATTAAGTCCGGTCTGGTTGCCGCCGGATTTGTGGGCATCCGGCAGATTCAGAGCAAGGCCATGTTTTCTCTGGTGGAAGGCTTCAAACCGTAA